Sequence from the Bacillus thuringiensis genome:
ATTGCGATGGCTTCTGGCATTCTTAATAAAAAGCCAAATAATGATAAATATGAATTTCTTACAGGTAATGCAGAACGTGCTAAAGAGGGACGAGTTGGTGGGAAGTTAGAAGGTACGATATTAAATTCAACAACTGAAATTGGAAAAGGAACAACAGTAAATAATAAACTGGGAACGGGGACTTTAGAAGCTAATTTTGGAAAAAACAAAGAGGCTATAACTGAGGATATTAAAACAGGTGGTCTGTTTGGTTTTAAAGCGGAAGCCTCATTTATGGAAAATTCTATTGAAAAAGAAAGGTTATTGGGGGAAAAAGCGTCATTGACACAAAAGTATCAAAATATAAGTAGTGCATTTGGTGTTGATGAATATACATTTAAAGCGGATGCTGCTTATACTGCGCATAAGTATGAAGTGTTATTTGAAAAAATTGATATACCGGATATTATTCCGTATTTCCGTGATCACGACATTACCCTGCGTTTTGAGATGGGGGTTGGGAATTTAGGTTTTAAAGTGCATGCTGGAGCCGAGAATGGGTTGTATACTCCTTTGTATAGAGACTTTGCAGCTGGATTTTTTGTAAAACCAGAGAAAAAGGAGTAAATATATGAGACCTTTTAAACATATGAGAACTATATATCTAATAACAGTACCTATTATTGCATTACTTTCATTATTTTTTCCGCAGTCATTAGGAGATCGTATTCTTACTTTCTTTTTTGTACTTGTTTTTGGCGGATTAGCGATTGGGTTTACATATTTAATGGACTTTATTGGAAGAAAAGTGAAAAAATAAAGGGGATATATAACTATGAAGCTTTTGTCAATTGGAACAGTAGTTAAACTAGAAAATTTAGAACAAATTGTTATGATTATTGGAAGAATGGTTGTATCAGCAGATAAACGTGATTTTGATTACGTAGGAGTTCCATATCCAGTGGGTTATTTAGGAGAGGAACAAGTATTATGTTTTAATCACGATAAGATTGTCGAGGAAATACATAGAGGATATATGACGGAGAGTGAATTAGTCCTACGTGAAAAATTATTAGAATTGTAAAAGAAGAGAGTAGAATACAAGACTAAAAAAAGCAAGGGAGAGCTCCTTGCTTTTTTGTTCTGGATAAAGGTAGGGGCTACTAGGTTTGGTAATCTCGGAGTTCAAATTGAATCCAAGGAGGTGTTTAGGGGGGAAATAATAGGTTAATGAATTATTTGATTGGTTTCAACAGGTGCATAAAATATAATTTCAATTACCGCAATGATTAATCCTGAGGAGGAAAGTAAAAGAGCTGACTTATTAGAGCCAGCTCGCTAGTTATTACTTGTTATCATTCTAAATGTTAACCTGTATAGCTTGAACCTGTGAAGTTAACAATCTTCCTCAGTTAATTCATCTAGATTAAAACTAAGAGTTTTAGAGATTTTTCCAGCTCGTAAGATAACTACATACGTAACGCCTAGTTGGAATGTATCTACTTCGCACACTTTATTAGTAATACGAGTTAGTGAGTCTTGGAAGTTAGATACTAGAGTATCGATCTCCTCCATAACCATATCGAATTTAGTTGGTTGAATAGTGTTTGTTGTCATAATAATTTCTCCCTTTAGTTTTTGTTTATTTACACGAGATAGGTAATACTTACAGGTGTACAATCATGAGTGAAACGATGTAACCGGCTGCGTAAAGAAAGGTAATGCTGCCGCCAGCTACCAAGGTTGATTTAACCCAATCTTTAAGTTTCAACTTATTCGCCTCCTGTGGAGTCGAACCTTTACAGCTATTCCTGCTTCGTGATACCATAGGGAGGAAAGAGCCTTATAGGTTCGACTGAATTGCGTAGCCTTGTTCGGTATACTCGCCAAAGTATAATTACCGAGTAGGGCTATTTTGTTTTGTGTAGTTTTAGATTAGTCAGTTAGCTTCTTACCAGCATACATACGAGTTAGCATTTTATCGATCTTATTAGCTTTATCTACAGTGTTAATCTTGTTGAGTTGATTAAAAGCCGTATAAAACCTTTTAGCAAGTTGTTTTGTTTTTTTGTAAAAAGGCAATAAAGTGATTACATTTCAACACGTAAGACAAGCCTAACCTCGTTCTACAT
This genomic interval carries:
- a CDS encoding WXG100 family type VII secretion target, which codes for MGDIKVTPEQLRKVAGTIRSTITNATATQERLKRDIDMISSNWLGSTYMKFNTDFRDSSFKMAQFITILEPLEKFLLDSANKFEQVDNMDVAIAMASGILNKKPNNDKYEFLTGNAERAKEGRVGGKLEGTILNSTTEIGKGTTVNNKLGTGTLEANFGKNKEAITEDIKTGGLFGFKAEASFMENSIEKERLLGEKASLTQKYQNISSAFGVDEYTFKADAAYTAHKYEVLFEKIDIPDIIPYFRDHDITLRFEMGVGNLGFKVHAGAENGLYTPLYRDFAAGFFVKPEKKE
- a CDS encoding DUF4176 domain-containing protein — translated: MKLLSIGTVVKLENLEQIVMIIGRMVVSADKRDFDYVGVPYPVGYLGEEQVLCFNHDKIVEEIHRGYMTESELVLREKLLEL